A single region of the Streptomyces sp. NBC_01381 genome encodes:
- a CDS encoding succinic semialdehyde dehydrogenase — protein MTDSQATAAPLGTNPTATAPEGARTVADVVTPELIAQLTRDVVGSGRTANHTPFTGEKLADLPESTPEDVATAFERARVAQVAWERTPVRRRAAVLLRFHDLVLQRQAEVLDLIQLETGKARLHAHEELQAVAVAARHYGRKAPAYLNPKRHTGVVPTLTKVTENRQPRGVVGQIAPWNYPFELSIGDALPALVAGNALVMKPDTETCLTALWARDLIIEAGLPAEVFQVVIGEGPVVGPEIVKHADYVSFTGSTRTGREVAQGAAGRLVGVSLELGGKNAMLVLHDADVDKAAAGAVRACFSSAGQLCISIERLYVHESIADEFVERFAARTKAMRLGKSLAYGAEMGSLVGERQLETTKRHVEEAVAKGATLVAGGVARPDIGPFFFEPTILDGVESPMAVCAEETFGPVVSIYRFTDENEAVELANSTSYGLNSSVWTKDGSRGRKIAARLRTGTVNVNEGFAPAYGSVQSPMGGMKDSGLGRRHGSEGILKYTEAQTVAHQRLMPLAPSFGMDDEKYAAFMSLSLKVMKSLRLR, from the coding sequence ATGACGGACTCGCAGGCCACCGCAGCGCCCCTCGGAACGAACCCGACAGCCACCGCCCCCGAAGGTGCGCGCACCGTCGCCGACGTGGTGACGCCCGAGCTGATCGCGCAGCTCACCCGGGACGTCGTCGGTTCGGGGCGGACCGCCAATCACACGCCGTTCACCGGCGAGAAGCTGGCGGACCTGCCCGAGTCCACCCCCGAGGACGTCGCCACCGCCTTCGAGCGGGCCCGGGTCGCCCAGGTCGCCTGGGAGCGCACCCCGGTCCGCCGCCGCGCCGCGGTCCTGCTCCGCTTCCACGACCTGGTGCTTCAGCGCCAGGCCGAGGTCCTCGACCTCATCCAGCTGGAGACCGGCAAGGCCCGGCTGCACGCGCACGAGGAGCTGCAGGCCGTCGCCGTCGCCGCCCGGCACTACGGCCGCAAGGCCCCCGCGTATCTGAACCCCAAGCGGCACACCGGCGTCGTACCGACCCTCACGAAGGTCACCGAGAACCGGCAGCCGCGCGGCGTCGTCGGCCAGATCGCGCCGTGGAACTACCCCTTCGAGCTGTCCATCGGCGACGCGCTCCCGGCCCTGGTCGCGGGCAACGCGCTGGTGATGAAGCCCGACACGGAGACCTGCCTGACCGCTCTGTGGGCCCGTGACCTGATCATCGAGGCCGGGCTGCCCGCCGAGGTCTTCCAGGTCGTCATAGGTGAGGGACCGGTCGTCGGACCCGAGATCGTCAAGCACGCCGACTACGTGTCGTTCACCGGCTCCACCCGCACCGGCCGCGAGGTCGCCCAGGGTGCCGCGGGCCGCCTGGTCGGCGTCTCGCTCGAACTCGGCGGCAAGAACGCCATGCTGGTCCTGCACGACGCCGACGTCGACAAGGCCGCGGCGGGCGCCGTGCGCGCCTGCTTCTCGTCCGCCGGTCAGCTCTGCATCTCCATCGAGCGGCTGTACGTCCACGAGTCGATCGCGGACGAGTTCGTGGAGCGCTTCGCCGCGCGGACGAAGGCGATGCGGCTCGGCAAGTCCCTCGCGTACGGCGCCGAGATGGGCTCGCTGGTCGGCGAGCGCCAGCTGGAGACCACCAAGCGGCACGTCGAGGAGGCGGTCGCCAAGGGCGCCACGCTCGTCGCGGGCGGTGTCGCCCGGCCCGACATCGGCCCCTTCTTCTTCGAGCCGACGATCCTGGACGGCGTCGAGTCCCCGATGGCGGTCTGCGCCGAGGAGACCTTCGGCCCGGTCGTCTCCATCTACCGCTTCACCGACGAGAACGAGGCGGTCGAGCTCGCCAACTCCACGTCGTACGGCCTCAATTCCTCGGTCTGGACGAAGGACGGCAGCCGCGGCCGCAAGATCGCCGCCCGTCTGCGTACCGGCACGGTGAACGTGAACGAGGGCTTCGCGCCCGCCTACGGCAGCGTGCAGTCCCCGATGGGCGGCATGAAGGACTCCGGTCTCGGCCGCCGCCACGGTTCCGAGGGCATCCTCAAGTACACCGAGGCGCAGACCGTCGCGCACCAGCGTCTGATGCCGCTCGCGCCGTCCTTCGGCATGGACGACGAGAAGTACGCGGCGTTCATGAGCCTGAGCCTGAAGGTCATGAAGTCGCTGCGGCTTCGCTAG
- a CDS encoding serine/threonine-protein kinase gives MSNDGGASYGPYEPTSFGLQPPQSGVPGQGGQGGQYGGQHGGQHGPAAPTPPPSPYAQPTQVVPNQPSEPDPGAGRVIAGRYRLLSKLGHGGMGTVWRAKDETVDREVAVKEPRIPDHLPERERANAFERMRREARAAARLDHPAVVNVHDVAVEDGQPWIVMELVQGRSLGAALQEGTLGAGEAARVGLEVLNALDAAHQAGILHRDVKPDNVMLGSHGRVVLTDFGIAQIEGETNLTDTGGFVGSPEFIAPERVLGQRPGPASDLWSLGVVLYAATEGVSPFRRNNTPATLQSVLNATPAAPASATGPLADAINRLLTKEPAQRPNAGQIRTLLEESVRPPQVAPTRVVQVGGGSGGSKGVTIGRKGLIGIGAVVVAAVVAGVLVVMNPFAADAADDWKKHEEKALGATVAAPPDYVKSVPDGIDKTEHWVTYSDPSTAISITLRLEKKSEDTTGEMAGSPAAQAYSDADKIKNGDESYMAEEPAPRSKTEKTSYEGRESAENSVTYVDESDSETKKPREAKVFYYKSKSGDMYKLWVDYPGKGDFVERGREVAKTAIANLKIAKP, from the coding sequence ATGAGTAACGACGGGGGAGCCTCCTACGGCCCGTATGAACCCACCAGTTTCGGACTGCAGCCGCCGCAGTCCGGCGTCCCCGGACAAGGGGGACAAGGTGGGCAGTACGGCGGGCAGCACGGCGGGCAGCACGGTCCCGCCGCGCCGACGCCGCCCCCGTCGCCGTACGCCCAGCCCACCCAGGTGGTGCCGAACCAGCCCTCGGAGCCCGACCCGGGCGCGGGGCGCGTGATCGCGGGCCGCTACCGCCTCCTTTCGAAGCTCGGCCACGGCGGCATGGGCACGGTCTGGCGCGCGAAGGACGAGACGGTGGACCGCGAGGTCGCGGTCAAGGAACCCCGCATCCCCGACCACCTGCCGGAGCGGGAGCGCGCCAACGCCTTCGAGCGGATGCGCCGCGAGGCGCGCGCCGCGGCCCGCCTCGACCACCCGGCCGTGGTCAACGTCCATGACGTGGCCGTGGAGGACGGCCAGCCGTGGATCGTCATGGAGCTGGTCCAGGGCCGCTCGCTCGGCGCCGCGCTCCAGGAGGGCACCCTGGGGGCCGGCGAGGCCGCCCGCGTCGGCCTGGAGGTGCTCAACGCCCTTGACGCCGCCCACCAGGCGGGCATCCTGCACCGCGACGTGAAGCCGGACAACGTGATGCTCGGCTCGCACGGCCGTGTCGTCCTCACCGACTTCGGCATCGCGCAGATCGAGGGCGAGACGAACCTGACGGACACCGGCGGCTTTGTCGGCTCTCCCGAATTCATCGCCCCGGAACGGGTGTTGGGCCAGCGCCCCGGCCCGGCCTCCGACCTCTGGTCCCTCGGCGTGGTCCTGTACGCCGCGACGGAGGGCGTCTCGCCGTTCCGCCGCAACAACACCCCCGCGACCCTCCAGTCCGTCCTGAACGCGACACCGGCGGCCCCCGCCTCAGCCACGGGCCCCCTGGCGGACGCGATCAACCGCCTCCTGACCAAGGAGCCGGCCCAGCGCCCGAACGCGGGGCAGATCCGCACGCTCCTGGAGGAGTCGGTGCGGCCGCCGCAGGTGGCGCCGACGCGGGTGGTGCAGGTCGGTGGTGGTTCCGGTGGAAGCAAGGGCGTCACGATCGGGCGCAAGGGTCTGATCGGCATCGGCGCCGTGGTGGTCGCGGCCGTGGTCGCCGGCGTACTCGTGGTCATGAACCCGTTCGCGGCGGATGCCGCGGACGACTGGAAGAAGCACGAGGAGAAGGCGCTGGGCGCGACGGTGGCGGCGCCCCCGGACTATGTGAAGTCCGTGCCGGACGGCATCGACAAGACGGAGCACTGGGTCACCTACTCCGACCCGAGCACCGCCATCTCGATCACTCTGCGCCTCGAGAAGAAGTCCGAGGACACCACCGGCGAGATGGCGGGGTCCCCGGCCGCGCAGGCGTACAGCGACGCCGACAAGATCAAGAACGGCGACGAGAGCTACATGGCCGAGGAGCCCGCTCCCCGGAGCAAGACTGAGAAGACCTCGTACGAGGGCCGGGAGTCCGCCGAGAACTCGGTCACCTACGTCGATGAATCAGACTCGGAGACGAAGAAGCCGCGCGAGGCCAAGGTCTTCTACTACAAGTCCAAGTCCGGCGACATGTACAAGCTCTGGGTCGACTACCCGGGCAAGGGCGACTTCGTTGAGCGCGGTCGCGAGGTCGCCAAGACCGCCATCGCGAACCTGAAGATCGCGAAGCCCTGA
- a CDS encoding serine/threonine-protein kinase, which translates to MADDGGRLIGGRYRLAERIGSGGMGTVWRAVDELVGRDVAVKQPRLPGDPHDAAQRRMYARLQREARAAAQVEHPAAVAIHDVVVEDELPWIVMELIRGDSLHELLKRGALPPAESARIGLAVVGALAAAHARGIVHRDVKPANVLIGPHGRVVLTDFGIAHIQGEESLTVSGEFVGSLEFIAPERMSGSTAGPESDLWSLGVLLYAAVEGWSPFRRTTLESTLAAVLSAEVPPPVRAGELGPLIERLLSRNPALRPAASEVALALEAASEGRPLPEPFGGEVAQDPSGLRELSDDVGTVRLTPAPRPAPDVDADADADADADAGETASAEPPAKRPARATGRLIAAALLGVVLVGGGVWLGTSLGDGGDAKVEAGTGKKDGSEKPDDDKKEKGEASPSGGGDWTVHKEPKVDAEISVPATYTEIIRDPANPIVEYSEPDGAVSLRITKPATAASPAMTWANAEAKEFEGAPYEEVNTETTPTSFHGQDAALLDATYTESAEEDLVEPVVTRELHLLIVTDAGEHYDLMVRMPKGVKTYEKQGTDLFKAARERLGVGSPLVGGSQD; encoded by the coding sequence ATGGCCGATGACGGGGGACGTCTGATCGGCGGCCGCTACCGCCTCGCGGAACGCATCGGCTCCGGCGGCATGGGCACCGTATGGCGTGCCGTCGACGAGCTGGTCGGGCGGGACGTCGCGGTCAAGCAGCCCCGGCTGCCGGGGGATCCGCACGACGCGGCGCAGCGGCGCATGTACGCCCGGCTGCAGCGGGAGGCGCGGGCTGCCGCGCAGGTGGAGCATCCGGCGGCGGTGGCGATCCACGACGTGGTCGTGGAGGACGAACTGCCGTGGATCGTCATGGAGTTGATCCGCGGCGATTCGCTGCACGAGCTGCTCAAGCGGGGCGCGCTGCCGCCCGCCGAGTCCGCGCGGATCGGCCTCGCGGTGGTGGGCGCATTGGCCGCCGCGCACGCCAGGGGCATCGTGCACCGTGACGTGAAGCCCGCGAACGTACTCATCGGGCCGCATGGCCGTGTCGTCCTCACCGACTTCGGGATCGCGCACATCCAGGGCGAGGAGTCGCTCACGGTCAGCGGCGAGTTCGTCGGCTCGCTCGAATTCATCGCGCCCGAGCGGATGTCGGGCAGCACGGCAGGCCCCGAGTCCGACCTGTGGTCCCTTGGCGTGCTGCTCTACGCGGCCGTGGAGGGCTGGTCCCCTTTCCGGCGTACGACGTTGGAGTCCACCCTGGCCGCCGTGCTCTCCGCGGAGGTGCCGCCGCCGGTCAGGGCGGGTGAACTGGGCCCGCTGATCGAGCGGTTGCTGTCCAGGAACCCCGCGCTGCGGCCCGCCGCGTCCGAGGTCGCGCTCGCCCTGGAGGCGGCGTCGGAGGGCCGGCCGCTGCCGGAGCCCTTCGGCGGCGAGGTGGCCCAGGACCCTTCGGGGTTGCGGGAGTTGTCGGACGACGTGGGGACGGTGCGCCTCACGCCCGCTCCACGGCCCGCACCGGACGTGGACGCGGACGCGGACGCGGATGCAGATGCGGACGCGGGCGAGACCGCCTCCGCCGAGCCGCCCGCCAAGCGGCCCGCCCGCGCCACCGGGCGCCTGATCGCCGCCGCTCTCCTGGGCGTCGTACTGGTCGGTGGTGGCGTCTGGCTCGGCACCTCACTGGGCGACGGCGGTGATGCCAAGGTGGAGGCGGGCACAGGCAAGAAGGACGGCAGCGAGAAGCCGGACGACGACAAGAAGGAGAAAGGCGAGGCGAGCCCCTCGGGCGGCGGCGACTGGACCGTCCACAAGGAGCCCAAGGTCGACGCCGAGATCTCCGTCCCCGCCACGTACACCGAGATCATCCGCGACCCGGCCAACCCCATCGTCGAGTACTCCGAGCCCGACGGCGCGGTCTCGCTGCGCATCACCAAGCCCGCGACCGCCGCCTCCCCGGCCATGACCTGGGCGAACGCCGAGGCCAAGGAGTTCGAGGGCGCCCCCTACGAAGAAGTGAACACCGAGACCACCCCGACCAGCTTCCATGGCCAGGACGCGGCCCTGCTCGACGCCACGTACACGGAGAGCGCGGAGGAGGACCTGGTCGAGCCGGTCGTCACCCGCGAGCTGCACCTCCTGATCGTCACGGACGCCGGGGAGCACTACGACCTGATGGTGCGGATGCCCAAGGGCGTCAAGACGTACGAGAAGCAGGGCACCGACCTGTTCAAGGCGGCGCGCGAGCGGCTCGGCGTGGGGAGCCCGCTGGTCGGCGGCTCTCAAGATTGA
- a CDS encoding GMC family oxidoreductase: MSQESSVQKQPDSEAGGYDEASYDYDVLVVGSGFGGSVSALRLTEKGYRVGVLEAGRRFTRDALPKNSWDLKNYLWAPALGLYGIQRIHLLGNVMVLAGAGVGGGSLNYANTLYVPPEPFFNDPQWKDITDWQDELGPYYEQAKRMLGVRLNPTTTPSDIHLKATAQAMGVGDSFHMAPVGVFFGDEQDASGSSTAEPGQEVPDPYFGGAGPSRKACTECGECMTGCRHGAKNTLNENYLYLAEKAGAVIHPMTSVVTVTEDSRGGFAVATLPTDAKRKGNGRTFTARKVVVAAGTYGTQTLLHRMKDNGLLPHISPRLGALTRTNSEALVGAQTTDRRYRKAHGGAKPDFTKGVAITSSIHPNDSTHIEPVRYGKKSNAMGGMTILQVPYSAKARVAGWLGNVAKHPWLMVRSLSNRRWSERTIIGLVMQSLDNSLITYRKEKGIGKGLLTARQGHGAPNPTQIREATDAATLLAKEINGFAGSNVGELMGTPLTAHFLGGCPIGDSADTGVIDPYHRLYGHPGISVVDGAAVSANLGVNPSLTITAQAERAMSFWPNKGGEDTRPAQGTAYVRLAAVEPKAPAVPDDAFGALKLPFLGMPAVPAKK; encoded by the coding sequence ATGTCACAGGAGAGCTCTGTCCAGAAACAGCCGGACAGCGAGGCGGGAGGGTACGACGAGGCGTCGTACGACTACGACGTCCTCGTCGTCGGCTCGGGTTTCGGCGGTTCCGTCTCCGCCCTGCGGCTGACGGAGAAGGGCTACCGCGTCGGCGTACTCGAAGCGGGCCGTCGCTTCACCCGCGATGCGCTCCCGAAGAACTCCTGGGACCTCAAGAACTACCTGTGGGCACCGGCGCTCGGCCTCTACGGAATCCAGCGCATCCATCTGCTGGGCAATGTGATGGTGCTGGCGGGGGCGGGCGTCGGCGGAGGTTCACTCAACTACGCGAACACGCTCTACGTGCCCCCCGAGCCGTTCTTCAACGACCCGCAGTGGAAGGACATCACGGACTGGCAGGACGAGCTCGGCCCCTACTACGAACAGGCCAAGCGCATGCTCGGGGTGCGGCTCAACCCGACCACGACACCGTCCGACATCCACCTGAAGGCGACCGCCCAGGCCATGGGAGTGGGCGACAGCTTCCACATGGCGCCGGTCGGCGTCTTCTTCGGAGACGAGCAGGACGCCTCAGGATCTTCAACGGCCGAGCCGGGCCAGGAAGTTCCCGACCCCTACTTCGGCGGCGCGGGTCCCTCGCGCAAGGCCTGCACCGAGTGCGGCGAGTGCATGACCGGCTGCCGCCACGGCGCGAAGAACACCCTCAACGAGAACTACCTCTACCTGGCGGAGAAGGCCGGCGCCGTCATCCACCCGATGACGTCCGTCGTCACCGTCACCGAGGACTCGCGGGGCGGGTTCGCCGTCGCCACCCTGCCCACCGATGCCAAGCGCAAGGGCAACGGCCGGACGTTCACGGCCCGCAAGGTCGTCGTCGCCGCGGGCACCTACGGCACGCAGACGCTCCTGCACCGCATGAAGGACAACGGGCTGCTGCCGCACATCTCCCCGCGGCTCGGCGCGCTGACCCGCACCAACTCCGAGGCCCTGGTGGGCGCCCAGACCACCGACCGCCGCTACCGCAAGGCACACGGCGGCGCGAAGCCGGACTTCACCAAGGGCGTCGCGATCACCTCGTCGATCCACCCGAACGACTCCACGCACATCGAGCCGGTCCGCTACGGCAAGAAGTCCAACGCGATGGGCGGCATGACGATCCTCCAGGTCCCCTACAGCGCGAAGGCGCGCGTGGCGGGCTGGCTCGGCAATGTCGCCAAGCACCCCTGGCTGATGGTCCGTTCGCTCTCCAACCGGCGCTGGTCGGAGCGGACCATCATCGGCCTGGTCATGCAGTCCCTGGACAACTCCTTGATCACGTATCGCAAGGAGAAGGGCATCGGCAAGGGCCTGCTGACCGCCCGGCAGGGCCATGGTGCGCCCAACCCGACCCAGATCCGTGAGGCCACCGACGCCGCGACGCTGCTCGCCAAGGAGATCAACGGCTTCGCGGGGTCGAACGTCGGCGAGCTGATGGGCACCCCGCTGACCGCGCACTTCCTGGGCGGCTGCCCGATCGGCGACTCCGCCGACACCGGAGTCATCGACCCCTACCACCGCCTTTACGGCCACCCGGGCATCTCGGTCGTCGACGGCGCCGCGGTCTCCGCGAACCTCGGCGTGAACCCGTCCCTGACGATCACCGCGCAGGCCGAGCGCGCGATGTCCTTCTGGCCCAACAAGGGCGGCGAGGACACCCGCCCCGCACAGGGCACGGCGTACGTACGTCTCGCGGCCGTCGAGCCGAAGGCCCCCGCGGTGCCGGACGACGCGTTCGGCGCGCTGAAGCTGCCGTTCCTGGGGATGCCCGCGGTACCGGCGAAGAAGTAG
- a CDS encoding serine/threonine-protein kinase: MGSVGDNARVIAGRYRLEARLGRGGMGVVWRATDQFLGRRVAVKEVELDDTLSDAEALLQRERTLREARAAAQLRHPHIIVVHDVVVQDEHPYIVMELIEGGSLAGRIARQGPMDARTVARMAIDLLGALRVAHAAGVLHRDIKPANVLLEEATGRVVLTDFGIAQVSGATTLTETGSFVGSPEYTAPERMSGETTGPASDLWSLGALLVAALTGESPFRRDSIGGVLHAVVFDEIRPPPAAAPLLPVVLGLLERDQRRRFDVAEAERLLRLYVETGRMPSTAAGRAGGQPSALPDGYTPTQRDLPVRPAAGPAAPFRGRRRVLLIAAALVAAVAGAGVSAAALLMGGGGDGGGGTPTSSAPSAPQTTGTATGSPSPTPTVTVTRGNTATPSTPAAPDGYRIAKDRRGFTLAVPEGFAREVDGPRTFYKSPGGTFRIGIKESAPDPGGPLAVQRRSDAKGPENNPGYRDAEITQTTHNGRPAALWQFTWDGFSAAEGARHTYDLCWEEGGRMYDVWVSAPVGKAEESRRYFDTAVDTFMSR; the protein is encoded by the coding sequence ATGGGGAGCGTGGGGGACAACGCCCGGGTCATAGCTGGCCGTTACCGCTTGGAGGCGCGGCTCGGCCGGGGCGGCATGGGCGTGGTCTGGCGGGCCACCGACCAGTTCCTCGGGCGCAGGGTCGCCGTCAAGGAAGTCGAGCTCGACGACACGCTCTCCGATGCCGAGGCGCTGCTGCAGCGGGAACGCACCCTGCGCGAGGCGCGGGCGGCCGCGCAGCTCAGGCATCCGCACATCATCGTCGTACACGACGTGGTGGTGCAGGACGAACACCCCTACATCGTCATGGAGTTGATCGAGGGTGGTTCGCTCGCGGGGCGGATCGCGCGGCAAGGACCGATGGACGCGCGCACGGTCGCCCGGATGGCCATCGATCTGCTCGGCGCGCTGCGCGTCGCGCACGCCGCGGGGGTCCTGCACCGCGACATCAAGCCCGCGAACGTGCTCCTGGAGGAGGCGACCGGCCGCGTCGTCCTCACCGACTTCGGGATCGCGCAGGTCAGCGGGGCGACGACGCTCACCGAGACCGGGTCGTTCGTGGGCTCGCCCGAATACACCGCGCCCGAGCGGATGTCGGGCGAGACCACCGGGCCCGCATCCGACCTCTGGTCGCTGGGAGCGCTCCTCGTCGCCGCGCTGACCGGAGAGTCGCCCTTCCGCAGGGACTCGATCGGCGGTGTCCTGCACGCCGTCGTCTTCGACGAGATACGCCCGCCGCCCGCCGCCGCGCCGCTGCTGCCCGTCGTGCTCGGCCTCCTGGAGCGCGATCAGCGGCGGCGGTTCGACGTGGCGGAGGCGGAGCGGCTGCTTCGGCTGTACGTCGAGACGGGGCGGATGCCCTCGACGGCGGCGGGCCGGGCGGGCGGTCAGCCGTCGGCGCTGCCGGACGGCTACACGCCCACCCAGCGCGACCTGCCGGTCCGTCCGGCGGCGGGGCCTGCCGCGCCCTTCCGGGGGCGGCGCCGCGTGCTCCTCATCGCCGCCGCGCTGGTGGCCGCGGTGGCCGGGGCCGGGGTGTCGGCCGCCGCGCTCCTGATGGGCGGGGGCGGCGACGGTGGCGGTGGTACGCCGACGAGCTCGGCGCCGAGTGCGCCGCAGACCACGGGGACGGCGACGGGCAGCCCTTCGCCCACCCCCACGGTGACGGTCACCCGCGGCAACACCGCGACGCCGTCCACGCCCGCGGCCCCCGACGGCTACCGCATCGCGAAGGACCGCAGGGGCTTCACGCTCGCCGTGCCGGAAGGTTTCGCCCGCGAGGTCGACGGGCCCCGCACCTTCTACAAGTCCCCCGGCGGCACCTTCCGCATCGGCATCAAGGAGTCCGCCCCCGACCCCGGCGGCCCGCTGGCCGTGCAGCGCCGCTCCGACGCCAAGGGCCCCGAGAACAACCCCGGTTACCGCGACGCCGAGATCACGCAGACCACGCACAACGGCAGGCCGGCCGCCCTGTGGCAGTTCACCTGGGACGGCTTCAGCGCGGCGGAGGGCGCCCGGCACACGTACGACCTGTGCTGGGAGGAGGGCGGCCGGATGTACGACGTGTGGGTCTCGGCGCCGGTCGGCAAGGCCGAGGAGAGCAGGCGCTATTTCGACACGGCGGTGGACACGTTCATGAGCCGCTGA
- a CDS encoding serine/threonine-protein kinase: MQGLLLAGRYRLGESIGHGGMGRVWRARDEVLHRAVAVKELTAAQWVQEADRAVLFARTQTEARAAARINHPAVVTVHDVIEYDDRPWIVMELVDGCSLADAVKDQGRVDPVEAARIGLWTLKALRAAHAAGVLHRDVKPGNVLLADDGRILLTDFGIAAIEGDTTITRTGEVVGSVDYLAPERVSGANPGPASDLWALGATLYTAVEGKSPFRRTSPLGTMQAVVGEEPAPPEYAGALAPVIGALLSKDPEDRPTAEEAELMLAEAAEGRRPSRAQAYVPTQVHVTGQQPVPQPVPQAAHSAEPGTAVQGATGTAAHGHGSGTFVHDGHSNHPPKRRKWPVIVSVVAAAVLLGGGGAALSLYLGDGKHETSTQGAGDGDPGKAVGGIPADWPRVKDPEGFSLRLPKNWVREMDGNQIDYTPDHGRHFVRISVDPKTAWESPYLHQLDLEKSLRPKLPAYKRLQLDSNTFRDRAGALWEFSWTAGANDTTAGKRRAISQSYLSRNGIEYVIYMSSPAKDWDTARQQFDAILRSFGEKPVN; this comes from the coding sequence ATGCAGGGCCTGCTCCTCGCGGGCCGCTACCGGCTCGGTGAGTCCATCGGGCACGGTGGCATGGGGCGGGTGTGGCGCGCGCGGGACGAGGTCCTGCACCGGGCCGTCGCCGTCAAGGAGCTGACGGCCGCGCAGTGGGTGCAGGAGGCCGACCGCGCGGTGCTCTTCGCGCGCACCCAGACGGAGGCCCGTGCCGCGGCCCGCATCAACCACCCTGCCGTCGTCACCGTCCACGACGTCATCGAGTACGACGACCGGCCCTGGATCGTGATGGAGCTGGTCGACGGCTGTTCGCTGGCGGACGCCGTGAAGGACCAGGGCCGCGTCGACCCGGTCGAGGCCGCCCGCATCGGCCTGTGGACCCTGAAGGCGCTGCGTGCCGCGCACGCTGCCGGAGTCCTGCACCGTGACGTCAAGCCCGGCAACGTACTGCTGGCGGACGACGGCCGCATCCTGCTCACCGACTTCGGGATCGCCGCGATCGAGGGCGACACGACGATCACGCGGACCGGCGAGGTCGTCGGCTCCGTCGACTATCTGGCGCCAGAGCGGGTCAGTGGCGCCAACCCCGGGCCCGCGTCCGACCTGTGGGCGCTCGGCGCCACGCTCTACACGGCGGTCGAGGGCAAATCCCCCTTCCGGCGCACGTCGCCGCTCGGCACGATGCAGGCCGTGGTCGGCGAAGAGCCCGCGCCGCCCGAGTACGCGGGGGCGCTCGCGCCCGTCATCGGCGCGCTGCTGAGCAAGGACCCGGAGGACCGGCCCACCGCCGAGGAGGCCGAGCTGATGCTCGCCGAGGCGGCGGAGGGGCGGCGGCCGAGCCGGGCACAGGCGTACGTTCCGACGCAGGTGCATGTGACCGGGCAGCAGCCCGTGCCGCAGCCCGTGCCGCAGGCCGCACACTCGGCAGAGCCGGGGACGGCCGTCCAAGGCGCGACGGGAACAGCCGCCCATGGCCATGGCTCCGGCACCTTCGTCCACGACGGTCACTCCAACCACCCCCCGAAGCGCCGCAAGTGGCCCGTGATCGTCTCCGTGGTCGCGGCCGCCGTACTGCTCGGTGGCGGCGGGGCCGCCCTGTCCCTGTACCTCGGGGACGGCAAGCACGAGACCAGTACGCAGGGGGCGGGGGACGGGGATCCCGGTAAGGCCGTCGGCGGCATCCCCGCCGACTGGCCGCGGGTCAAGGACCCCGAGGGCTTCAGCCTCAGGCTGCCCAAGAACTGGGTGCGCGAGATGGACGGCAACCAGATCGACTACACCCCGGACCACGGACGCCATTTCGTACGCATCAGTGTCGACCCCAAGACGGCGTGGGAGAGCCCCTATCTGCACCAGCTCGACCTGGAGAAGAGCCTGAGGCCCAAGCTGCCCGCCTACAAGCGGCTGCAGCTGGACTCGAACACCTTCCGCGACCGGGCCGGCGCCCTCTGGGAGTTCAGCTGGACGGCGGGTGCGAACGACACGACGGCGGGAAAGCGCCGCGCCATCTCGCAGTCGTATCTCAGCCGCAACGGCATCGAGTACGTGATCTACATGTCCTCCCCTGCCAAGGACTGGGACACCGCACGGCAGCAGTTCGACGCGATCCTCCGGAGCTTTGGCGAGAAGCCGGTCAACTAG